GCTTGAGGGTCTTCACGGCCTCTTCAATGGGAACGGCAACCATCTGGGTTCCCCTGAGGGCAACCATGTAGCTGAACTTTTTGCGTTCCACCAGCTCCACGGCGTAACTGCCGAAGCGCACGCCCAGAATGCGGTCGTAAGCGCACGGAGAGCCGCCGCGCTGGATGTGGCCCAGAACACAGGAGCGGGTTTCAATGCCCGTGGCTTCCTCCAGTTTCTTGGAGATCACCTTGCCAATGCCTCCCAGACGAACTTCCCCCTGGGTTTTCTCGTTCAGGAGCACCAGTTCGTCCGCCAGGCGAGCGCCTTCGGAAACTACCACAAGAATTTCGCGCTGCCCCGCGGCCTTGCGGGCCTTGATGCATTCCACCACATTTTCCAGGGAGAACGGGATTTCCGGCAAAAGAATGACATCCGCGCTGCCCGCGATGCCCCCTTCCAGGGCAATCCATCCGGCATGGCGACCCATCACTTCCACCACCATCATGCGCTGGTGCGCGTTGGCGGTGGTTTCCAGACGGTCCAGGGATTCGGATACGATAGCCACGGCACTGTTGAAGCCGAAGGTCACGTCCGTGGCGCCCAGATCGTTGTCAATGGTTTTCGGCACGCCTACGACGGGCAGGCCGATTTCAGCGAGAAGAAGGGCTGTGGACTGGGAGCCGTCACCGCCTACCACGATCAGGGCGTCCAGCCCCAGGCGCTTGACGGTGGCCTTCGTCTTTTCCAGAACGGCCGGTTCGATTTCCCCCTTCTGGCCCACGCCCACCTTGATGGCGAAGTTCCCCTTGTTCACGGTCCCCAGAATGGTACCGCCCTTGGCGCGCAGACCGCGGCACCCGGCAGGGGTCAGCCATTCAAAACGGTCATCTCCTTCTTCGGAGAGAAGTCCTTCAAACCCATCGTAAAAACCCACGACGTTCCATCCACGGCGGGATGCCGCGCCGACAACGCCTTCAATGACTGCGTTCAGGCCGGGACAGTCCCCGCCGCTATTCAAAACACCAATATTCATATGCGGTGCCCCTTATAGCAGAAAATTCCGGAGGCGTCCACTTCCTATCGCTTTTCTGTCCCAGATTTCACAGGAAGCTGGACGAACTCCTTGGGATCCTTCATGTCCATCCCGGAGGCCTGCCAGTTTTCCCACACGCGCCAGCCGGTATTCAGCATCTGGCGTGCCAGGGAATAGCGTTCTCCGGTACCGAGCACCGCGATGATCATGCGCTGGGGATAAATCACTTCCGTCCCGGTCTGGGGACTGCGACGGGCGATGGCGTTCCGCGTGGCGCTGAGCAGCAGGCATTGTCCGGCGGCGCGGGAGGAGCCCGCCTTGATGCCGTCCACGCCGGGAGTGCTCATCATCTTGTTGTTGTTGGAAATATCATACATCGTCGTCCCCTTGGTCTGGGACTGGACGCCGATGCGGCGGCTGGCCTGGGAGACGATGTAGCAAAAAGCGGGATTCTGCATGCTGTACATGCCCAGCAGGGCCATGTCCAGGGCGCAGGATGTGGAAACGGCATTGCCGGCGTCCAGGCCGTGGGGAGCGGTGAAGCGCGTCTTGGTCATTCTGAGGGAACGGGCCAAATTGTTCATTTCCGACACAAAGGCGGCAATGGGAGTGCCGCTGCCCCGGCGGGACACCAGGTCACGGCCCACAAAGGAGGCGATCGTCAGGGCGGAGACATTGTCCGACCCCAGCAGGGTGGAATACAGGGCATCCCGCAGCGTCAGGCGGTCGCCGGGCTGAAGGTCCATGGGGTTCCCGGCGCGGAGGCCGAACGCCTCCTGGGGAACGGTAATGAACGTATCCAGGGGAAGGCGCGTGCGGGTCACCCAGTCCAGGGTCACCATGGCGGTAGCCACCTGGGAGAGGCTGGCCACGGGCCTTCTGGCTTCCGCGTTGGAACTGAAAAGAAGCTTGCCGGAATTGGCTTCAATGGCGATGTAGCTGGGCTTTTCCTGCGCCTGGGCGGAAAACTGGAACGCGCAGGCCAGCGTCAGAAGAAATGCAGATAACTTTTTCATGGCAGGACCGGCGGGATAGTGCCCGTTCTCCCCCCGTTTGAAAAGTCTAAAATATTTTCCGTCCATCACTTATATGTCATGACACGGAAAAACGCATTGACCTTTCAACGGCTATCCTATTTGTTGGAGGAAGCCGCTTCCCTCAAAAAAAGGCTTTCCTCCACCACCGCCCCAGAAACCATGACCAGCATTCAATTATTCCACAGCCGGGACTGTCCGGGAAACACCCTGCACGCCAATATCCTCCGGGCTTTGGAAAATCTGGACCGGAACATCCCGGTGGAACAGGTGGAAGCCGGGCCGGAACATGACGGCGGGCCGCTGCCCGCTCTTGCCGTCAACGGCCGCATCGTCGTCTCCGGCGTGGAACCCACCGTCCGTGAACTGGAACTGCTCCTTGCCGATCATCTGGACGAAGACGGAAATTCTCCCTGCGGCTCTTGCGATTCCTGCGGCATGGAATGCGGCGGATGCCACGGAGCGGAAGGATGTCCCGGGTGCGAAAACGGAAAAACGCCCGGCAGCCTGGCCGGAAAAATCATCGGTTTCGTCATTCTGCTCATCATCCTGTTCACGGCGGTGAAAATCCTTTCCTAACACCGCGCTCCTATAAACGCGGCATGGG
This genomic stretch from Akkermansia biwaensis harbors:
- a CDS encoding 6-phosphofructokinase — its product is MNIGVLNSGGDCPGLNAVIEGVVGAASRRGWNVVGFYDGFEGLLSEEGDDRFEWLTPAGCRGLRAKGGTILGTVNKGNFAIKVGVGQKGEIEPAVLEKTKATVKRLGLDALIVVGGDGSQSTALLLAEIGLPVVGVPKTIDNDLGATDVTFGFNSAVAIVSESLDRLETTANAHQRMMVVEVMGRHAGWIALEGGIAGSADVILLPEIPFSLENVVECIKARKAAGQREILVVVSEGARLADELVLLNEKTQGEVRLGGIGKVISKKLEEATGIETRSCVLGHIQRGGSPCAYDRILGVRFGSYAVELVERKKFSYMVALRGTQMVAVPIEEAVKTLKLVDPDCQMVRTARDLGVCFGD
- a CDS encoding thioredoxin family protein; this translates as MTRKNALTFQRLSYLLEEAASLKKRLSSTTAPETMTSIQLFHSRDCPGNTLHANILRALENLDRNIPVEQVEAGPEHDGGPLPALAVNGRIVVSGVEPTVRELELLLADHLDEDGNSPCGSCDSCGMECGGCHGAEGCPGCENGKTPGSLAGKIIGFVILLIILFTAVKILS
- a CDS encoding D-alanyl-D-alanine carboxypeptidase family protein, with the protein product MKKLSAFLLTLACAFQFSAQAQEKPSYIAIEANSGKLLFSSNAEARRPVASLSQVATAMVTLDWVTRTRLPLDTFITVPQEAFGLRAGNPMDLQPGDRLTLRDALYSTLLGSDNVSALTIASFVGRDLVSRRGSGTPIAAFVSEMNNLARSLRMTKTRFTAPHGLDAGNAVSTSCALDMALLGMYSMQNPAFCYIVSQASRRIGVQSQTKGTTMYDISNNNKMMSTPGVDGIKAGSSRAAGQCLLLSATRNAIARRSPQTGTEVIYPQRMIIAVLGTGERYSLARQMLNTGWRVWENWQASGMDMKDPKEFVQLPVKSGTEKR